The following proteins are co-located in the Dietzia timorensis genome:
- the rho gene encoding transcription termination factor Rho, with translation MTSAETSKSTDISTLRLPELKALAQQLGLKSLSGKRKGELVALINSARGNSGPPTSSAPAAKNNPSDDGGRADSQDGAESGRRSRRVSRGAGAPDQQTLDSAVIGAEQGSAKAQDGTTQRDDEDRSGDKGGDRDKSRGNRKDRGDRDNGGGGHNDGGDRNNRDNNNRDNGGGNHDGGHNDGDDQQGRGNNRNRNRNRNRNRNNNDRNNGGGNNNGGGNNNRGNDSDDNNGGGNNNGGGNNNRGNNRDNRDDEGGRGRRGRRRRDRGRNRNDGDSGEIREGDVLQPVAGILDVLDNYAFVRTSGYLAGQNDVYVSINMVRKNGLRRGDAVVGAVRMPREGENNQRQKFNPLVRVDSINGGTVEEAKARPDFGKLTPLYPNQRLRLETEKTKLSTRVIDLVMPIGKGQRALIVSPPKAGKTTILQNIANAIAHNNPECHLMVVLVDERPEEVTDMQRSVEGEVIASTFDRPPSDHTQVAELAIERAKRLVEAGQDVVVLLDSITRLGRAYNNSSPASGRILSGGVDSTALYPPKRFLGAARNIEFGGSLTIIATAMVETGSAGDTVIFEEFKGTGNAELKLDRRISERRVFPAVDVGPSGTRKEELLMSNEEAQIMHKLRRVLSGLDSQQAIDLLMSQLRKTQNNYEFLLQVSKTTPTLPQDEE, from the coding sequence GTGACTTCAGCGGAAACCTCTAAATCAACCGATATCAGCACCTTGCGCCTTCCCGAGCTCAAGGCCCTCGCGCAGCAGCTCGGCCTCAAGAGCCTCTCGGGTAAGCGCAAGGGCGAGCTCGTCGCCTTGATCAACTCGGCACGCGGGAACTCCGGCCCGCCGACGTCGTCGGCTCCCGCCGCAAAGAACAACCCTTCCGATGACGGCGGACGTGCCGATTCGCAGGACGGCGCCGAAAGCGGCCGCCGCTCGCGCAGGGTTTCGCGCGGTGCAGGTGCGCCCGACCAGCAAACGCTGGACTCCGCTGTCATAGGCGCGGAGCAGGGAAGCGCGAAGGCGCAGGACGGCACGACGCAGCGCGACGACGAGGACCGCAGCGGCGACAAGGGCGGCGATCGCGACAAGAGCCGCGGCAACCGCAAGGATCGCGGCGACCGCGACAATGGCGGCGGCGGCCACAACGACGGCGGCGACCGCAACAATCGTGACAACAACAATCGCGACAACGGCGGCGGAAACCACGACGGCGGCCACAACGACGGCGACGATCAGCAGGGGCGTGGCAACAACCGCAACCGCAACCGCAATCGCAACCGGAACCGCAACAATAACGACCGCAACAACGGCGGTGGAAATAACAACGGCGGCGGTAACAACAACCGCGGCAACGATTCCGACGACAACAACGGCGGCGGCAACAACAACGGCGGCGGTAACAACAACCGCGGCAACAATCGCGATAACCGGGACGACGAGGGCGGTCGTGGCCGCCGTGGACGTCGTCGCCGCGATCGCGGACGCAATCGGAACGACGGCGACTCGGGCGAGATTCGCGAAGGCGATGTGCTGCAGCCCGTCGCGGGCATTCTCGATGTGCTCGATAATTACGCGTTCGTGCGCACCTCGGGCTACCTGGCGGGGCAGAACGACGTCTACGTCTCCATCAATATGGTCCGCAAGAACGGGCTGCGCCGCGGTGACGCGGTCGTCGGTGCCGTGCGCATGCCGCGCGAGGGGGAGAACAATCAGCGCCAGAAGTTCAACCCGCTGGTGCGCGTCGACTCCATCAACGGCGGCACGGTCGAGGAAGCCAAGGCGCGCCCGGACTTCGGCAAGCTCACCCCGCTCTACCCGAACCAGCGCCTACGCCTGGAGACCGAGAAGACGAAGCTCTCCACGCGTGTGATCGACCTGGTCATGCCGATCGGCAAGGGCCAGCGTGCGCTGATCGTGTCGCCGCCCAAGGCCGGTAAGACGACGATCTTGCAGAACATCGCGAACGCGATCGCGCACAACAACCCCGAATGCCACCTCATGGTCGTGCTCGTCGACGAGCGCCCCGAGGAAGTCACGGATATGCAGCGTTCGGTCGAGGGCGAGGTAATCGCCTCGACGTTCGATCGTCCGCCGTCAGACCACACCCAGGTGGCCGAGCTCGCCATCGAACGGGCGAAGCGCCTGGTGGAGGCAGGGCAGGACGTCGTCGTGCTGCTCGACTCCATCACCAGACTCGGCCGCGCGTACAACAACTCCTCGCCGGCGTCCGGTCGCATCCTTTCCGGCGGTGTGGACTCGACCGCGTTGTACCCGCCGAAGCGGTTCCTCGGTGCGGCCCGCAATATCGAGTTCGGCGGCTCTCTCACGATCATAGCCACGGCGATGGTGGAGACCGGTTCCGCGGGCGACACCGTGATCTTCGAGGAGTTCAAGGGCACCGGCAATGCCGAGCTCAAGCTCGACCGCCGGATCTCCGAGCGCCGCGTGTTCCCGGCGGTCGATGTCGGGCCCTCGGGCACCCGTAAGGAAGAATTGCTCATGAGCAACGAAGAGGCGCAGATCATGCACAAGCTGCGTCGCGTGCTCTCAGGGCTCGACTCTCAGCAGGCCATCGATCTGCTCATGAGCCAGCTCCGCAAGACTCAGAACAACTACGAGTTCCTGCTCCAGGTGTCGAAAACCACGCCGACGCTGCCGCAGGACGAGGAGTAA
- a CDS encoding L-threonylcarbamoyladenylate synthase, giving the protein MSLTYDCSEESGRKVGLSQAANTLRSGRLAVLPTDTVYGIAADPFNPDAVNALLAAKHRGPDMPVPVLVGSWDTIDGLVPSVSAEARTLIRAFWPGGLSIVVPQAPSLTWNLGHTAGTVMLRMPLHPVAIELLRETGPLAVSSANVSGQPPAQNAAEAKAQLGEAVAVYLESGGADIGTASTIVDLTHGTPRIVREGAITTDRVAEALEVPAQSLQS; this is encoded by the coding sequence GTGAGTCTGACCTATGACTGCAGCGAGGAGAGCGGACGAAAGGTCGGCCTGTCCCAGGCGGCCAACACGCTGCGCTCGGGGCGGCTCGCCGTCTTGCCGACGGACACCGTCTACGGGATCGCGGCGGACCCGTTCAACCCAGACGCGGTCAACGCGCTCCTCGCCGCGAAACACCGCGGCCCGGACATGCCGGTCCCCGTGCTCGTCGGCTCGTGGGACACGATCGACGGGCTCGTGCCTTCCGTGAGCGCGGAGGCGCGCACGCTCATCCGCGCATTCTGGCCGGGCGGGCTGTCGATCGTCGTGCCGCAGGCACCCTCGCTCACCTGGAACCTCGGCCACACAGCGGGCACCGTAATGCTGCGGATGCCGCTGCACCCGGTGGCGATCGAGCTACTGCGCGAGACCGGACCGCTGGCCGTGTCGAGCGCAAACGTGTCCGGCCAGCCGCCGGCGCAGAACGCCGCGGAAGCCAAGGCCCAGCTCGGTGAGGCTGTCGCGGTGTACCTCGAATCCGGGGGCGCCGACATCGGGACGGCCTCGACGATCGTCGACCTCACCCACGGCACCCCGCGCATTGTCCGCGAGGGTGCGATCACCACCGACCGCGTCGCGGAGGCTCTCGAAGTACCCGCACAGTCCCTCCAGAGTTAA
- the lysA gene encoding diaminopimelate decarboxylase, translating into MSAHPAGPRHEYPHAPSIGERPEDSDTLMALDARVWPKNAARDAGGAVTIAGLDVNDLAKEYGTPLFVVDEDDFRSRCRELAEAFGGGERVHYASKAFLCTEIARWIKDEGLSLDVASGGELAIALRADFPPERITMHGNNKSRAELELAVRSGVGHIVLDAPDEITLLDEIAREHDVIQEVFLRVTVGVEAHTHEFIATAHEDQKFGFSLAGGKALAAAGSTLEAKNLALTGLHSHIGSQIFEFDGFELAARRVVGLMEEIRDEFGADALGNITTVDLGGGLGISYVPTDNPPAVSELADMLVENVEKQCADAGIDFPTVVVEPGRAIAGPGTVTLYEIGAVKDVELSDGQQRRYLSVDGGMSDNVRTALYDASYTASLVGRASEAPPVVSRLVGKHCESGDVVVRDLWLPSDVGRGDLVAVAATGAYCYSMSSRYNLVGRPALIAVRDGKARLVLRRETFDDLIGLEVDEVENP; encoded by the coding sequence GTGAGCGCGCACCCGGCGGGGCCGCGCCACGAATACCCGCACGCGCCCTCGATCGGAGAGCGGCCTGAGGACTCCGACACGCTCATGGCGCTCGACGCCAGGGTGTGGCCGAAGAACGCCGCACGCGATGCCGGCGGCGCCGTGACGATCGCGGGCCTCGACGTCAACGATCTGGCGAAGGAATACGGCACCCCGCTGTTCGTCGTCGACGAGGACGACTTCCGTTCGCGATGCCGTGAACTCGCCGAGGCTTTCGGCGGAGGCGAGCGGGTGCACTACGCCTCGAAGGCGTTCCTGTGCACCGAGATCGCGCGGTGGATCAAGGACGAAGGGCTCTCCCTCGACGTCGCCTCCGGAGGCGAGCTCGCCATTGCCCTGCGCGCCGATTTCCCGCCCGAGCGCATCACGATGCACGGCAACAACAAGTCGCGCGCCGAGCTGGAGCTCGCGGTCCGCAGCGGCGTCGGCCACATCGTGCTCGACGCGCCCGACGAGATCACCCTCCTCGACGAGATTGCACGAGAGCACGACGTCATCCAGGAGGTTTTCCTGCGCGTGACGGTTGGCGTCGAGGCGCATACCCACGAGTTCATCGCCACGGCGCATGAGGACCAGAAATTCGGGTTCTCCCTGGCGGGTGGAAAGGCGCTCGCCGCCGCCGGTTCCACGCTGGAGGCAAAGAACCTCGCGCTCACCGGTCTGCACAGCCACATCGGCTCGCAGATTTTCGAGTTCGACGGTTTCGAGCTCGCCGCGCGGCGCGTAGTCGGGTTGATGGAGGAGATCCGCGACGAGTTCGGCGCCGATGCGCTGGGCAACATCACGACCGTCGACCTCGGCGGTGGGTTGGGCATCAGCTACGTTCCGACGGACAATCCGCCGGCGGTGTCCGAGCTCGCAGACATGCTCGTGGAGAACGTAGAGAAGCAGTGCGCCGACGCCGGAATCGACTTCCCGACGGTTGTCGTCGAGCCAGGCCGCGCCATTGCCGGCCCTGGTACGGTCACGCTGTACGAGATCGGGGCGGTCAAGGACGTCGAGCTGTCCGATGGGCAGCAGCGCCGTTACCTGTCCGTCGACGGGGGAATGAGCGACAACGTTCGCACGGCGCTATACGATGCGTCGTACACGGCAAGCCTGGTGGGCCGCGCGTCCGAGGCGCCGCCTGTGGTATCGCGGCTGGTGGGGAAGCACTGTGAGAGCGGCGACGTCGTGGTTCGGGATCTCTGGCTGCCCAGTGACGTCGGGCGTGGCGATCTCGTAGCGGTGGCCGCTACCGGCGCGTACTGCTATTCGATGTCGAGTCGTTATAACCTGGTAGGCCGACCCGCCCTTATCGCCGTCCGCGACGGTAAGGCGCGGCTTGTATTGCGACGAGAGACCTTTGATGACCTCATCGGTCTGGAAGTTGACGAGGTGGAGAATCCATGA
- the prmC gene encoding peptide chain release factor N(5)-glutamine methyltransferase, which translates to MTPDAPSILAELTSCLSQGGIESAAAEAATILSQALGTSRAALAFADVPAERAQQARTWARHRAESHEPLQYILGTAVSGRLDMAVGPGVFIPRPETELLIDWALRTMPAPVAGQDAASVVIDLCSGSGTIALEVAHAMPSAQVYAVEADSLALEWLRRNAATRAEAGDTPVTVCAADATDDALLPELSGRASAVLSNPPYVPSGADLPAEVADHEPGVALFAGPEGTDVIERLVPVAARLLADGGIFACEHDDSNGAAVTEILGRHGGFGRVNQHRDLAGRPRFVTAVRVRDFAENTRWNGADPLNHEQRREHGR; encoded by the coding sequence ATGACGCCGGACGCACCGAGCATTCTCGCCGAACTCACCTCCTGCCTTTCCCAGGGAGGGATCGAATCGGCGGCCGCGGAGGCTGCGACGATACTCTCGCAGGCGCTGGGCACCTCGCGTGCCGCCCTGGCCTTCGCGGACGTCCCCGCCGAGCGCGCGCAGCAGGCGCGCACGTGGGCCCGTCACCGCGCCGAATCCCACGAGCCGCTGCAATACATCCTGGGAACCGCGGTGAGCGGCCGCCTCGACATGGCCGTCGGTCCGGGCGTGTTCATCCCACGCCCGGAGACCGAGCTCCTCATCGACTGGGCGCTGAGAACCATGCCGGCGCCGGTGGCGGGGCAGGATGCCGCGTCCGTCGTCATAGACCTGTGTTCCGGTAGCGGGACCATCGCTCTCGAGGTCGCCCACGCGATGCCGAGCGCGCAGGTGTACGCGGTGGAAGCCGATTCGCTAGCCCTGGAGTGGTTGCGTCGGAATGCCGCCACACGGGCGGAAGCGGGGGATACCCCGGTCACCGTGTGCGCCGCCGATGCCACCGACGACGCGCTGCTGCCCGAGCTCTCAGGCCGCGCGAGCGCCGTGCTCAGCAACCCGCCCTACGTCCCGTCGGGCGCGGACCTTCCGGCGGAGGTCGCGGACCACGAGCCCGGGGTCGCGCTGTTTGCGGGGCCGGAGGGGACCGACGTCATCGAACGTCTCGTGCCCGTGGCCGCGCGGCTACTGGCGGACGGTGGGATCTTCGCATGCGAACACGACGACTCCAACGGCGCCGCGGTGACCGAGATACTCGGTCGGCACGGCGGCTTCGGTAGGGTAAACCAGCATAGAGACCTGGCCGGTCGGCCCCGTTTCGTCACGGCGGTACGCGTACGCGATTTCGCCGAGAACACGCGCTGGAACGGCGCTGATCCACTCAATCACGAACAGCGAAGGGAGCATGGGCGGTGA
- the prfA gene encoding peptide chain release factor 1, whose protein sequence is MSSKSPSAIDDVLAEYQGLEMQLSDPALHENAAEARRVGKRFAELGPVVGVHNELTSAEDDLSAAEELAHEDKSFADEAERLREQVAELKEQLADLLAPRDPHDGDDILLEIKPGAGGEESALFASDLARMYLKYAEKEGWKVETLGITESDMGGYKDATFSIKAREPSRDGVWAHLKFEGGVHRVQRVPVTESQGRIHTSAAGVMVFPEAEAPEEIEINDADLRVDVYRSSGKGGQGVNTTDSAVRLTHLPTGIVVTCQNERSQLQNKARAMEVLAARLQQQQEEAAAAEAADERAAQIRTVDRSERIRTYNFPENRIADHRIGYKANNLDQVLAGEMGALVDALRESERAERMQEA, encoded by the coding sequence GTGAGCAGCAAGTCACCCTCAGCGATCGACGACGTTCTCGCCGAGTACCAGGGCCTCGAGATGCAACTCTCGGATCCCGCGCTCCATGAGAACGCCGCCGAGGCCCGTCGCGTCGGCAAGCGTTTCGCCGAGCTGGGCCCAGTCGTCGGTGTGCACAACGAGCTCACCTCGGCCGAGGACGATTTGTCCGCCGCCGAGGAGCTCGCACACGAGGACAAGTCGTTCGCGGACGAGGCCGAGCGCCTGCGCGAGCAGGTCGCCGAGCTCAAGGAGCAGCTCGCAGACCTGCTCGCCCCGCGCGACCCGCACGACGGTGACGACATCCTGCTCGAGATCAAGCCGGGCGCCGGCGGCGAGGAGTCCGCGCTTTTCGCCTCCGACCTTGCTCGGATGTACCTCAAGTACGCCGAGAAGGAGGGCTGGAAGGTCGAGACGCTCGGCATCACCGAGTCCGACATGGGCGGCTACAAGGACGCGACCTTCTCCATCAAGGCGCGCGAGCCCTCGCGCGACGGCGTGTGGGCGCACCTCAAGTTCGAGGGTGGCGTGCACCGCGTCCAGCGTGTGCCCGTCACCGAATCGCAGGGTCGCATCCATACCTCTGCCGCCGGGGTCATGGTTTTCCCGGAGGCCGAGGCGCCGGAGGAGATCGAGATCAACGACGCGGACCTGCGCGTCGACGTCTACCGTTCCTCCGGCAAGGGTGGGCAGGGCGTCAACACGACCGACTCGGCCGTGCGCCTCACCCACCTACCGACCGGCATCGTCGTCACCTGTCAGAACGAGCGCTCGCAGCTGCAGAACAAGGCCCGCGCGATGGAGGTGCTCGCCGCGCGCCTACAGCAGCAGCAAGAGGAGGCCGCCGCTGCAGAGGCCGCGGACGAGCGCGCCGCGCAGATCCGCACCGTGGACCGCTCCGAGCGCATTCGCACGTACAACTTCCCCGAGAACCGCATCGCCGACCATCGCATCGGGTACAAGGCGAACAACCTCGACCAGGTTCTCGCCGGCGAGATGGGCGCCCTTGTCGACGCCCTGCGGGAATCCGAGCGCGCCGAGCGCATGCAAGAGGCCTAA
- a CDS encoding homoserine dehydrogenase, whose product MSDAKRPVGVALVGMGTVGTEVLRYMETNGDELAARIGAPLELRGIAVRDTSKDRGVDSSLLTDDPVSLTLREDVDVVVEVMGGIDIAKPLLIGALNAGKAVVTANKALLAEYTDELAEAADSTESDLYFEAAVAGAIPVLGPLRRSMAGDQVERVVGIVNGTTNFILSEMDSTGAAYSETLAEASRLGYAEADPTADVEGYDAAAKAAILASIAFHSRVTAKDVYREGISAITPAQFESARHMECTIKLLALCEKVRRSDGTEAVSARVYPALIPLGHPLASVDGAYNAVVVEAEAAGRLMFYGQGAGGAPTASAVLGDLVAAARNKVMGGRAPGESTYRALPVATIDDVVTRYHVSMSVHDRAGVLSQVAAEFSNHGVSIAQVRQTESEQGAELVVLTHRAAERDLAATVSALSEMDSVREIVSVIRLEGEDQ is encoded by the coding sequence ATGAGTGATGCCAAGCGTCCTGTCGGTGTGGCCCTGGTCGGTATGGGCACGGTGGGCACGGAAGTCCTCCGTTACATGGAGACCAACGGCGACGAGCTGGCGGCACGAATTGGCGCGCCATTGGAACTCCGCGGAATCGCGGTGCGCGACACCAGCAAGGATCGCGGCGTCGATTCGTCCCTTCTCACCGATGACCCGGTGAGCCTCACCCTGCGCGAGGACGTCGACGTGGTCGTCGAGGTCATGGGCGGAATCGATATCGCGAAGCCGCTGCTCATCGGCGCTCTGAACGCGGGGAAAGCAGTCGTCACCGCGAACAAGGCGCTGTTGGCCGAATACACCGACGAGCTGGCAGAGGCTGCGGATTCGACCGAGTCGGATCTGTACTTCGAAGCCGCGGTCGCCGGAGCAATCCCGGTGCTCGGGCCCCTTCGTCGCTCGATGGCGGGGGACCAGGTCGAACGGGTCGTCGGCATCGTCAACGGCACCACCAACTTCATCCTGTCGGAGATGGATTCGACGGGGGCCGCCTACTCCGAGACCCTCGCGGAGGCCTCGCGCCTCGGCTACGCCGAAGCCGATCCGACGGCAGACGTCGAGGGCTACGATGCCGCCGCGAAGGCCGCCATCCTCGCCTCGATCGCCTTCCATTCGCGTGTGACGGCGAAGGACGTCTACCGCGAGGGCATATCGGCGATCACCCCTGCGCAATTCGAATCGGCGCGCCACATGGAATGCACCATCAAGTTGCTCGCGCTGTGTGAGAAGGTGCGTCGATCCGATGGCACCGAAGCGGTGTCTGCGCGCGTGTACCCGGCGCTGATCCCGCTCGGCCACCCACTCGCCTCCGTCGACGGTGCCTACAACGCCGTGGTCGTGGAGGCCGAGGCCGCCGGGCGGCTGATGTTCTACGGCCAGGGCGCCGGCGGTGCTCCGACGGCCTCGGCGGTGCTCGGTGACCTCGTTGCTGCCGCCCGCAACAAGGTGATGGGCGGGCGTGCGCCGGGCGAGTCGACCTATCGCGCGCTTCCCGTGGCGACCATCGATGACGTGGTCACCAGGTACCACGTGTCGATGAGCGTTCACGACCGCGCCGGCGTGCTCTCCCAGGTCGCCGCCGAATTCTCGAACCACGGGGTTTCCATCGCACAGGTCCGCCAGACCGAAAGCGAACAGGGTGCCGAGCTCGTCGTGTTGACCCACCGCGCGGCGGAGCGCGACCTCGCGGCGACCGTGTCCGCGCTGAGTGAGATGGATTCGGTGCGCGAGATCGTCAGCGTCATCCGTCTCGAAGGTGAAGACCAGTAG
- the thrB gene encoding homoserine kinase — protein sequence MPAGEAAYPEVLGASGGQVLPAGREVTVSVPASTANLGPGFDTLGMALGLYDTIHVRTTSGGLVLHVSGEGESTVPLDSSHLVYKALEGGLRAAGIGARGLEIECENSIPHSRGLGSSASAAVGGLVAANALADNALDDERLVQLSSEFEGHPDNAAAAVLGGAVVAWTEAESGHSPRYRAVRVPTSEELRTTVFVPEFSSSTAETRGLLPAKVPHADAAFNASRAALLTVALSRPEFLLAATEDRLHQGYRAPALEQTTELIALLRGRGFAAAVSGAGPTTLCLHTGDLTATLRSDAESRGWKLLDLPVAEGARAK from the coding sequence ATGCCGGCAGGAGAAGCGGCCTACCCCGAGGTCCTCGGTGCGTCCGGGGGACAGGTGTTGCCCGCAGGACGAGAGGTCACGGTGTCCGTTCCCGCGTCGACGGCGAACCTTGGCCCCGGGTTCGACACTCTCGGGATGGCTCTCGGGCTGTATGACACGATTCACGTCCGCACCACCTCGGGCGGTCTCGTTCTGCACGTCTCGGGAGAGGGGGAGTCGACGGTCCCGCTCGATTCCTCGCACCTGGTCTACAAGGCACTCGAAGGCGGACTCAGGGCAGCGGGCATCGGCGCGCGAGGGCTTGAGATCGAATGCGAGAATTCCATCCCGCACTCTCGCGGTCTCGGAAGCTCGGCGTCAGCCGCTGTGGGCGGACTCGTCGCGGCCAACGCACTGGCGGATAACGCACTCGACGACGAACGGCTGGTCCAGCTTTCCAGCGAATTCGAAGGCCACCCGGATAATGCCGCCGCCGCGGTGCTGGGCGGCGCAGTTGTAGCGTGGACCGAGGCCGAGTCGGGGCATTCGCCGCGGTACCGCGCGGTGCGAGTGCCGACCTCTGAAGAGCTGCGGACTACTGTGTTCGTCCCGGAATTCTCGTCCTCGACCGCCGAGACGCGAGGGCTGCTGCCGGCAAAGGTGCCGCACGCGGATGCGGCCTTCAACGCGAGCCGCGCGGCGCTGCTCACCGTCGCTTTGAGCCGGCCCGAGTTTCTTCTCGCCGCTACCGAGGATCGCCTCCACCAGGGTTACCGTGCCCCGGCGCTGGAACAGACCACCGAGCTGATTGCGTTGCTGCGTGGTCGCGGTTTCGCCGCTGCGGTATCGGGTGCGGGGCCCACCACTTTGTGCCTACACACCGGCGATCTCACCGCTACGCTTCGCTCGGACGCCGAGTCGCGCGGCTGGAAACTGCTTGACCTGCCGGTCGCCGAGGGCGCGCGGGCAAAGTAG
- a CDS encoding AMP-binding protein, whose amino-acid sequence MKLRSTMMASPLNIARILSHGASRNHASVVTEVHPDDTQNRATFAEVGHRCAALSAALEKLGIGEGDAVGMMLSNRFESFELMLAVPAMGAVIHPINVQLSQSMILATIGAIDESVLVTGPGALEYLARHHKRFPALRHVILIGGDVEDVEPEGWEGVSVHSYEQLLDGMPSHREWPDIDENAPAVVCHTSGTTGMPKSVVYSHRAIYLHAMSMGAADGMAITARDTVLSMVPLFHVMGWGIPYATMMFGNDLVLARSTSAETGSQTAALERGVSATQPTVIACTPVHFAAFLRAIDEHRDFLDNLDRVILGGSSVPTALSDKISADYDFHLIHAWGMTETGPLGTASNTLHGGHPMSQGRFNAQMFARVIDLSGTPLRGQTGFGELEVAGPYVTGSYFNADPEQDKSFDDGWFRTGDIAHVTDDGYLTIIDRLADAILSGGEWISSVELENAVMELPEVAEAACIGVPDSYWGQRPLCVVTMHPWADPATAEGLYAELTSVPEWKRPDHWAFLAEIPRTSVGKFDKRTLRRWYAQGRFEVSSTSRS is encoded by the coding sequence GTGAAGCTACGCAGCACGATGATGGCGTCCCCGCTCAACATCGCGCGAATCCTCTCGCACGGGGCCTCCCGCAATCACGCGTCGGTTGTCACTGAGGTCCACCCCGACGACACCCAGAACAGAGCGACGTTCGCCGAAGTAGGGCACCGCTGCGCTGCCCTCTCCGCCGCGCTGGAAAAGCTCGGGATCGGCGAGGGGGACGCCGTCGGGATGATGTTGTCCAACCGTTTCGAATCGTTCGAGCTGATGCTCGCCGTACCGGCGATGGGCGCGGTGATTCACCCCATCAACGTGCAGCTGAGCCAGTCGATGATCCTCGCGACCATCGGGGCTATCGACGAGTCCGTGCTGGTGACGGGCCCGGGCGCACTTGAATATCTCGCAAGGCACCACAAGCGTTTCCCCGCACTTCGCCACGTGATCCTCATCGGCGGCGACGTAGAGGACGTCGAGCCCGAGGGATGGGAAGGCGTGTCCGTGCACTCGTACGAGCAACTTCTCGACGGGATGCCTTCGCACCGCGAGTGGCCCGATATCGACGAAAATGCCCCGGCGGTCGTATGCCACACGTCCGGCACGACCGGGATGCCGAAGTCCGTGGTCTACTCGCATCGTGCGATCTACCTCCACGCGATGAGCATGGGCGCGGCAGATGGGATGGCGATCACGGCGCGGGACACGGTGTTGTCGATGGTGCCGTTGTTCCATGTGATGGGTTGGGGAATCCCTTACGCGACGATGATGTTCGGCAACGACCTTGTCCTGGCGCGATCGACCTCAGCAGAGACCGGTTCGCAGACGGCTGCGCTTGAACGTGGCGTCTCGGCGACCCAGCCCACGGTCATCGCCTGTACCCCGGTGCACTTCGCGGCTTTCCTTCGTGCGATCGACGAGCACAGGGACTTCCTCGACAACCTCGACCGCGTGATCCTTGGAGGCTCCTCGGTGCCCACTGCACTCTCCGACAAGATCTCCGCGGATTACGACTTCCACCTCATCCATGCGTGGGGCATGACCGAGACCGGCCCCCTGGGTACCGCCTCGAACACGCTTCACGGCGGGCATCCGATGTCCCAGGGCCGCTTCAACGCGCAGATGTTCGCGCGCGTCATCGATCTCAGCGGTACCCCGCTGCGCGGTCAAACCGGGTTCGGCGAGCTCGAGGTTGCGGGGCCCTATGTGACAGGCAGCTATTTCAATGCCGACCCGGAGCAGGACAAAAGCTTCGACGACGGCTGGTTTCGTACCGGGGACATCGCCCACGTCACCGACGACGGCTATCTCACCATCATCGATCGCCTGGCCGACGCGATCTTGTCCGGCGGCGAATGGATCTCCTCTGTCGAGCTCGAGAATGCGGTGATGGAGCTGCCCGAGGTTGCCGAGGCGGCCTGCATCGGGGTGCCGGACTCCTATTGGGGACAGCGCCCTTTGTGCGTGGTGACGATGCATCCGTGGGCAGATCCTGCCACCGCGGAAGGACTGTACGCCGAGCTCACATCGGTGCCGGAATGGAAACGGCCCGACCATTGGGCATTTCTCGCCGAAATCCCACGAACCAGCGTCGGGAAATTCGACAAGCGGACTCTGCGACGATGGTATGCGCAGGGACGCTTCGAGGTCAGCTCGACCAGCCGGAGCTAG